From a region of the Podospora pseudopauciseta strain CBS 411.78 chromosome 7 map unlocalized CBS411.78m_7, whole genome shotgun sequence genome:
- a CDS encoding uncharacterized protein (EggNog:ENOG503NVW8; COG:E), with the protein MTRPKVPDDKRQRTAQACDSCKRRKQKCNGVKPCQTCLRRKLTCSYTPNNASDYGPGESAGSPTKRRHIETSPPSISATLEKANNSSPQAREVMQSWDEALAAQASQASIGGSALSSPTAPLPPPLAGRGHVKKVSIHGTKKLPSRSNTGNTSGYAEETNIYTETRMLQDQSRRLLYIGDASTLSILQLIRIIVESTSGTEMGSPFIDDPKRHRIQETIIDFPENTRVPTLLPDQETTHVLIASYFTNTCGIVEVFDRKQFMQSVEACYRDPPSANNYFLCHLFLVLALGLLFAAPTPGSREEHVINKQLSARPDRAELYFRSARTMCDPGAGFEDADFWSVQALSLMTLYMLTIPKRNTAYAYLGMAVRSAYALGLHREETLRDVIFTPGEMKVRRNLWKTLFILDRFLAATLGRPTAISGHDCSMNIFSDDDAVNSMEITGEFDPVHAKSLHACVETCRIIGDTLRVFSSRKISTTKVQEIINDMSMDWEDDLQAALQRRLSNAGPARSPAHGMASLHVNLLALHSLILLTRQLFVMHNWMLVEQRSGKKKPSPIHESPMARFSEACVLASYQTIQLVQQAREEQQLPRRNPFVIYFVFAASLVILMNQFSCLYYTNAYDKTIRDAVDFMEYCTKLDPQAERVLDIITRFAKVVDKWTKKNKYDAPPLSEDLSFLYSHPSSPQPEPANTLSGGPVVASPLQETTTHPDPSHPSYPPQHHRFNDPGLLTPPQITSSKMPLSDILAPTTQQDTRMNGMSSLLPQQQQQQQQQQPPPHQQQTQNDSPGYNREIEFDFDNLWNNWLNLPQPAIVPPTPTAGISPLTGPPQFSPVAAAAQPESFPVFGATPHNRGPIRQGQQWFVRSP; encoded by the exons atgACGCGACCCAAGGTTCCCGACGACAAGCGCCAGCGTACTGCTCAGGCCTGTGACTCTTGCAAACGCCGGAAGCAAAAG TGCAATGGCGTGAAACCTTGCCAGACCTGCCTCAGAAGAAAACTCACCTGCTCGTACACGCCCAACAACGCTTCGGATTATGGACCGGGTGAGTCTGCTGGGTCACCGACGAAGCGTCGACACATTGAGACGTCGcctccctccatctccgccaCACTCGAGAAGGCCAACAACAGCTCGCCCCAGGCCCGCGAGGTGATGCAGTCTTGGGATGAGGCGCTGGCCGCCCAGGCAAGCCAGGCCTCGATAGGCGGATCAGCACTATCGTCGCCGACAGCACCGTTACCGCCGCCTCTAGCAGGCCGAGGGCATGTGAAGAAGGTCTCGATTCACGGGACGAAGAAGCTGCCAAGCCGCAGCAACACGGGCAACACCAGCGGCTACGCTGAGGAGACCAACATATACACCGAGACGAGAATGTTGCAAGACCAGTCAAGACGGCTTC TCTACATTGGAGATGCCTCGACACTGTCCATCCTGCAGCTGATCCGGATTATTGTCGAAAGCACATCGGGGACAGAGATGGGGTCTCCTTTTATCGACGATCCTAAGAGGCATCGCATTCAGGAAACCATCATTGACTTTCCTGAGAACACACGGGTACCGACCCTGTTGCCGGACCAGGAAACAACCCATGTTCTCATAGCTTCCTATTTTACAAAT ACCTGCGGGATCGTGGAGGTGTTTGACAGAAAACAGTTTATGCAGTCGGTGGAGGCTTGCTATCGGGACCCACCATCGGCCAACAACTACTTCTTGTGTCACCTCTTCTTGGTGCTGGCTCTTGGTCTCCTCTTTGCTGCGCCTACCCCAGGTAGCCGGGAAGAGCATGTCATCAACAAGCAGCTCTCTGCAAGGCCAGACAGGGCAGAGTTGTACTTTAGGAGCGCTCGAACGATGTGTGATCCCGGTGCTGGGTTTGAGGACGCTGACTTTTGGTCGGTTCAGGCGCTGTCGTTGATGACACTCTACATGTTGACTATCCCCAAGAGGAACACGGCGTATGCTTATCTCGGGATGGCTGTTCGGTCAGCGTATGCTTTGGGCCTGCATAGAGAGGAGACGTTGAGGGATGTCATCTTTACGCCGGGAGAGATGAAAGTCAGGCGGAACTTGTGGAAGACACTGTTCATCTTGGATCGATTCTTGGCGGCAACCTTGGGCAGGCCCACCGCCATCTCGGGCCACGACTGCTCGATGAATATCTTctcggatgatgatgccgtcAACTCTATGGAGATCACTGGGGAGTTTGACCCGGTTCACGCCAAGAGCTTGCATGCTTGTGTCGAGACCTGTCGGATTATTGGCGACACGTTGAGGGTCTTTTCTTCGCGCAAGATTTCCACCACGAAGGTGCAGGAGATCATCAACGACATGTCTATGGACTGGGAAGATGATTTACAAGCTGCCCTGCAACGCCGTCTATCAAACGCTGGTCCTGCTCGAAGCCCGGcgcatggcatggcatccTTACATGTCAACCTTCTGGCACTCCATTCACTGATCCTTCTTACCAGGCAGCTCTTTGTTATGCACAACTGGATGCTTGTCGAGCAGCGGtctgggaagaagaagccctcaCCAATTCACGAGTCGCCCATGGCGAGGTTCTCAGAGGCCTGCGTCCTGGCTTCCTACCAAACGATTCAGCTTGTCCAGCAAGCTCGAGAAGAACAACAGCTCCCTCGAAGGAACCCTTTTGTCAT ATACTTTGTCTTCGCCGCCAGCCTCGTCATCCTGATGAACCAATTCTCGTGCCTCTACTACACAAACGCCTACGACAAAACCATCCGCGACGCAGTCGATTTCATGGAATACTGCACCAAACTCGACCCCCAAGCCGAGCGTgtcctcgacatcatcacccgcTTCGCAAAAGTAGTAGACAAAtggacaaaaaaaaacaaataCGACGCCCCCCCCTTATCGGAAgacctctccttcctctacAGCCACCCGTCCAGTCCCCAACCCGAGCCTGCCAATACCCTGTCGGGAGGACCAGTAGTGGCAAGTCCCCTCCAggaaaccaccacccaccccgacccatcccatcccagttatcccccccaacaccaccgcttCAACGACCCCGGCCTGTTGACTCCCCCCCAAataacctcctccaaaatgCCCCTGTCTGACATCCTCGCCCCCACAACCCAACAGGACACCCGCATGAACGGCATgtcatccctcctcccacaacaacaacaacaacaacaacaacaacaaccgccaccacaccaacaacaaacccaaaACGACTCCCCTGGTTATAACAGAGAGATCGAATTCGACTTTGACAACCTCTGGAACAACTggctcaacctcccccaaccagccatcgtccctcccactcccaccgcGGGCATATCACCCCTCACCGGGCCACCGCAATTCTCCCCCGTTGCGGCGGCAGCCCAGCCGGAGTCTTTTCCCG TGTTTGGAGCAACGCCGCATAACAGGGGTCCGATTAGGCAAGGGCAGCAGTGGTTCGTGAGGAGTCCTTGA
- a CDS encoding uncharacterized protein (EggNog:ENOG503NXNR; COG:T), with translation MPDAVKAAHYIQQLDEARCDDNWDAVPELVRKVRKHAPERACLSQSATTEYSIIKASVKSTPDTTPSSLEAASQLPALLTVIENEQTHPQDRFQARVCAGWLHWVLREYSLALERLPRSFDEELPTTDAAVEPSEWTKVCALKTAYLRANCLARDGQRKGALEAFEIALPSLNTVWNATPGGPARQQIRYWAELFLTEYCMLASQATREGEKSLSEGNCLSGFRTWARYWAGAAKGVAVAAQDQAGISGAGGYGFRGSVPRRQVWSEYYSALSEILQRDLAYPPSGVTVPVSNGETISARAQLRAELKKVETIYQGLLFSETKFPRADEERQEVEEFVARVMRNWTILNGRGWKEHDLGAGGRDSLCRGTLDTLYGAATKTYHSTAILRHLFTVHLAVAEFDLAFVSFDSWFELVKKGKARVEKTGHREPALDDNATVLETISAAVAALCRYGGRESADKARKISEELEGLVKKWGDLDPESADPRDLVPPRSMALAWQSIGLANAQWARMTYESESRAAFQEKAIQCLRWSLSPEFGSVVDVRGVFALGVLYAEQRKLSVAIELVKTALLADKAVQEHEELHNGPYWRERSLIPLWHLLALMLSARQDYVLAARACEGAIEQFKDPIVLFGSRDLHGGFRSEHLNEAAVEKAGGDGIVDEMDDFEKESILEIKMTQLAILELVEGPTVAVNASTELLTLFPRLFGDLGEPTLEISKVEPPKTMATMRSFRDSMFGGRTAKGHQPRQSVATSRPQTANTTLTQQTSSETAIDVQPSRRSLRSGSLNGRSRNSLRKRDRSGSRQRAVSSGPPVPPLNGDKYQPTFEDPSSPQHFTYASKTVAGTLRLETTNSSALSKRTTDGPSEAGVGTGTLESFSPLLPFVQFSQEHSKRKRKGILVKVWLTIAGFYRRAGLLDDAQKAIEEAQKIVQSFEGDVVSDTSGALNTRTAGWGMEKSVEAVLADVWTERGELSLALERPYQARADFETALTHFPNHPVAIVGLSNILLDICSEKLLPPPAVPGLDLAGASLVSEPHEDHQLIASPPSRFPELPSEPLGLGSPKHKTASRKPDREAVFDHGEEDETANGVSKASPSRLLGPQLPPPYKATSLPLIDRLAARDRAYGLLTGLTKLGSGWNYSEAWFALARAYEESGQAEKARAALWWVVELEDGMGVRDWGVVTAGGGYVL, from the exons ATG ccCGACGCAGTCAAAGCAGCGCATTACATCCAACAGCTCGACGAAGCGCGTTGCGATGACAACTGGGATGCCGTCCCCGAGCTAGTCCGCAAAGTGCGGAAACATGCCCCTGAACGAGCCT gcCTCTCCcaatcagcaacaaccgAATACTCCATCATCAAAGCCTCGGTCAAATCCACCCccgacaccaccccctcctccctcgaagCCGCCTCCCAactccccgccctcctcaccgtcaTCGAAAACGaacaaacccacccccaagaCCGCTTCCAAGCCCGCGTCTGCGCCGGCTGGTTACACTGGGTGCTGAGAGAATACTCCCTCGCCCTTGAGCGCCTCCCCCGATCGTTCGACGAAGAgctccccaccaccgacgCCGCAGTCGAACCGTCAGAATGGACCAAAGTCTGCGCCTTGAAAACGGCCTATCTGAGAGCAAACTGTCTGGCGCGCGACGGACAACGCAAGGGTGCCCTCGAAGCCTTCGAAATCGCGTTGCCGAGTCTGAACACTGTCTGGAATGCCACGCCAGGAGGGCCAGCGAGACAGCAGATACGATACTGGGCCGAGTTGTTCCTCACCGAATATTGCATGTTGGCTAGCCAGGCtacgagggagggggagaagtcACTCTCGGAGGGGAACTGTCTCTCTGGGTTTAGAACTTGGGCAAGATACTGGGCTGGCGCTGCCAAGGGCGTGGCGGTCGCGGCGCAGGATCAGGCCGGTATTTCGGGGGCGGGGGGATATGGGTTCCGGGGATCGGTGCCTAGGAGGCAGGTCTGGAGCGAGTATTACTCTGCCTTGTCCGAGATTCTGCAGCGGGACTTGGCTTACCCCCCTTCTGGGGTTACGGTGCCGGTGTCGAATGGGGAGACCATCAGTGCCCGCGCACAGTTGAGAGCGGAACTCAAGAAGGTGGAGACCATCTATCAGGGTCTGCTGTTTTCGGAGACCAAATTCCCGAGGGCAGATGAGGAACGGCAAGAGGTGGAAGAGTTTGtggcgagggtgatgaggaatTGGACTATTTTGAATGGGAGGGGCTGGAAGGAGCATGATCtgggggcgggagggagggataGTTTGTGCAGAGGGACGCTGGACACATTGTACGGCGCGGCGACCAAGACGTATCATTCTACGGCGATACTCAGGCATCTGTTTACAGTACATTTGGCAGTGGCAGAGTTTGATTTGGCGTTTGTGTCGTTTGACAGCTGGTTTGagctggtgaagaaggggaaggcgagggtggagaagACGGGCCATAGGGAGCCGGCGCTGGATGACAATGCGACGGTTTTGGAGACCATCTCTGCGGCCGTTGCGGCGCTGTGCAGATATGGTGGACGGGAGTCGGCGGATaaggcgaggaagatttCGGAAGAGCTGGAGGGCCTGGTAAAGAAGTGGGGGGATCTGGATCCGGAGAGCGCGGACCCGAGGGACTTGGTGCCGCCGAGGTCGATGGCGCTGGCGTGGCAGAGTATTGGGTTGGCGAATGCGCAGTGGGCTAGGATGACGTACGAGTCGGAATCGAGGGCCGCCTTTCAGGAGAAGGCGATCCAGTGTTTGCGGTGGTCTCTGTCACCCGAGTTTGGGAGTGTGGTTGatgtgaggggggtgtttgCGTTGGGTGTTTTGTACGCGGAGCAGAGAAAGTTGTCTGTGGCTATTGAGCTGGTCAAGACGGCGCTGCTGGCGGACAAGGCGGTGCAGGAGCATGAGGAGCTGCATAATGGGCCTTACTGGAGGGAAAGATCGTTGATTCCGCTCTGGCATCTTTTGGCGCTTATGTTGAGCGCACGTCAAGACTATGTCTTGGCTGCGCGGGCGTGTGAAGGTGCCATTGAGCAGTTCAAGGATCCGATTGTCTTGTTTGGCAGCAGGGACCTCCACGGCGGTTTCAGGAGTGAGCACCTTAATGAGGCAGCTGTTGAAAAggctggcggtgatggcatAGTGGACGAGATGGACGACTTCGAGAAGGAGAGCATTCTGGAGATCAAGATGACCCAGCTTGCCATTCTGGAACTCGTTGAAGGTCCTACCGTGGCTGTCAACGCCAGCACTGAGCTGCTCACGCTGTTCCCCAGGCTGTTTGGCGATCTCGGCGAACCGACACTGGAAATATCAAAGGTCGAGCCTCCCAAGACCATGGCCACGATGCGCAGCTTCAGAGATAGTATGTTTGGCGGTCGCACAGCCAAGGGCCACCAACCACGGCAGAGCGTGGCAACCTCCAGGCCACAAACTGCCAACACCACGCTCACTCAGCAGACCAGCAGCGAGACGGCCATTGACGTGCAGCCTAGCCGCAGGTCTCTGAGGTCGGGCAGTCTTAATGGTAGGAGCAGGAACAGCCTCCGGAAAAGAGATCGAAGCGGCAGCCGGCAACGCGCCGTGAGCAGCGGCCCGCCAGTCCCGCCTCTCAATGGAGATAAATACCAGCCTACCTTTGAGGACCCCAGCAGCCCGCAGCATTTCACTTATGCCAGCAAGACTGTGGCCGGGACACTGAGACTAGAGACGACAAACTCGTCCGCTTTGTCGAAGCGGACGACGGATGGACCTTCGGAGGCGGGCGTCGGAACAGGGACCCTGGAAAGTTTCTCACCCCTGTTGCCCTTTGTACAATTCTCCCAGGAGCACagcaagagaaaaagaaagggcATTCTCGTCAAGGTCTGGCTTACTATTGCGGGGTTTTACCGACGGGCTGGTCTGCTTGACGATGCCCAAAAGGCCATTGAGGAAGCACAGAAGATCGTACAGAGCTTTGAGGGCGATGTAGTCAGCGATACCTCTGGAGCACTGAACACCAGGACGGCGGGATGGGGCATGGAGAAGAGTGTTGAGGCTGTTTTGGCTGATGTCTGGACCGAG AGGGGAGAACTCTCTCTCGCCCTGGAAAGACCTTACCAAGCCCGCGCCGACTTTGAAACAGCTTTGACGCACTTCCCCAACCACCCTGTCGCCATCGTCGGGCTCTCGAATATTCTTTTGGATATCTGCTCGGAGAAGcttctcccacccccggCAGTCCCCggccttgaccttgccggCGCATCCCTCGTCTCTGAACCACATGAAGACCACCAACTCATCGCCTCCCCGCCAAGCCGGTTTCCTGAACTGCCGTCTGAACCCCTCGGTCTTGGTTCGCCTAAACATAAGACTGCAAGCAGGAAGCCGGATCGCGAAGCGGTGTTTGACCacggggaagaggatgaaaCCGCTAACGGGGTTTCCAAGGCATCGCCGTCGAGGCTGCTAGGCCCGCAGCTCCCGCCGCCGTATAAAGCGACCAGTCTACCGCTTATTGATCGGTTGGCAGCGAGAGATAGGGCGTACGGGCTTTTGACCGGGCTGACGAAGTTGGGGTCGGGGTGGAATTACTCTGAGGCGTGGTTCGCGCTGGCGAGGGCGTATGAGGAGAGTGGACAGGCAGAGAAGGCGAGGGCTGCGTTGTGGTGGGTTGTGGAACtggaggatgggatgggggtgagggattggggggttgttacTGCTGGTGGGGGGTATGTTTTGTAG
- a CDS encoding uncharacterized protein (EggNog:ENOG503NU8P; COG:E), with protein sequence MGQMIPDLAATSRATTTKIKPNGTSNGINTAGKKCQHDPTFTQKVIAATGPNANPRLAQIFPSLVRHLHDFAREVNLTVGEWSAAVDFLNDCGKMSSDRRNETQLLCDILGLESLVDEITSKQLATSTTQTPSAILGPFYRSDAPFLPNGTSIVQGLSPSVSWYEKALEDSAFLSGKVLSTDGKPIENAVVDVWHTAPNGLYEQQDSDQPEMNFRGRFRTDQQGRYALYALRPVPYPIPDDGPAGRLLGLLDRHPNRPGHIHFIVSAEGHRALTTQLYDSRDRWVDDDAVFAVKDELVVRFEPREGDPGARWELGYDFILGRC encoded by the exons atgggGCAAATGATTCCAGACCTCGCCGCTACCAGCAGGGCAACGACCACCAAGATCAAGCCAAACGGTACCTCCAACGGCATAAACACCGCCGGCAAGAAGTGCCAACACGACCCAACCTTCACCCAAAAGGTCATCGCCGCCACCGGccccaacgccaaccccAGACTCGCCCAGATATTCCCAAGTCTAGTCCGCCACCTCCACGACTTTGCCCGCGAAGTCAATCTCACAGTAGGAGAATGGAGCGCCGCCGTCGACTTT ctgAACGACTGCGGCAAAATGTCCTCCGACCGCCGCAACGAAACCCAACTCCTTTGCGACATCCTCGGCCTAGAATCCCTCGTCGACGAGATCACCAGCAAACAGCTcgccacatccaccacccaaaccccctccgccatcctCGGCCCCTTCTACCGCAGCGacgcccccttcctcccaaacGGCACCTCCATCGTCCAGGGCCTTTCCCCTTCGGTTTCGTGGTACGAGAAAGCCCTAGAGGACTCGGCCTTTTTATCCGGCAAGGTCCTCTCCACAGACGGCAAGCCGATCGAAAACGCCGTCGTAGATGTCTGGCACACTGCGCCGAACGGGCTGTACGAGCAGCAGGATTCTGACCAGCCAGAGATGAATTTCCGCGGGAGGTTCAGGACTGACCAGCAGGGGAGGTACGCGCTGTACGCGCTGAGACCGGTGCCGTATCCCATCCCGGATGACGGGCCGGCCGGGAGGTTGCTCGGGTTGTTGGATCGGCACCCGAACCGGCCGGGACATATCCATTTCATTGTTAGCGCCGAGGGGCATAGGGCTTTGACGACGCAGTTGTATGACAGCCGGGATCggtgggtggatgatgatgctgtttTTGCTGTCAAGGATGAGTTGGTTGTCAGGTTTGAgccgagggagggggatccGGGGGCGAGGTGGGAGTTGGGGTATGATTTTATTctggggaggtgttga
- a CDS encoding uncharacterized protein (COG:I; EggNog:ENOG503NUFU) translates to MDSSPTMLDTTPLPSWERQWRGGSKSKRATKPLHKKEVNHVSQQTLLLFSQLRYYLGTWKMDNKQMSRVTPKPKPYSVIDGAREALTSLEELCRHELPGNFSTLAGNVNITSSSGQGNKVHFPSPLKEQDATAAIKGLEARVASAIAGLRYGAEKPSVTVDVDKISGFLMSAYLTTIDGMDKTDPGVKERIPDTDLNMAQSILYRRLSANLYSTKNPGEYYHIHGSLNADITLQMLGLPKHRPDLTDYRECIDTIEAAVMRHTAAELDELNLKNRQAGIKAYTWEQFQELPHGKAMCSQPPFTVKPNPLDTTTPPVPFSSSSSSGPRFALKGIKVLELCRIIAGPTIGRSLAAHGAQVVKITCPTLPDVPFFQLDVNTGKHCISLDLKSSAADRETFSSLLAEADVLIDGYRPGALAKLGYSPSLLAEVAKSRNKGFVYVVEDCFGGTGAEGAEWAHRPGWQQIADCVSGVAYAQGKFMGLENEPVVPPFPMSDYGTGGLGSVAAMVGLVRRATEGGSWVGRTSLVQYDVFLQKLGLLPEREQERLREVFREAEKGMGGGGFFELRHSDSVDEVGRRALRGMRGVVPFLFEGDHMMSEGFSRGFGGVVRWPREAVEVEGLRVGHVRVARPNGWDTGRNEGGMWEGWEEDEIRG, encoded by the exons ATGGACTCGAGCCCCACAATGTTGGACACAACGCCCCTCCCCTCGTGGGAGCGAcaatggcgaggagggagcaagagcaagagagCAACAAAGCCTCTCCACAAGAAAGAGGTCAATCATGTCTCCCAGCAaactcttctccttttctcaCAGCTCCGGTACTACCTGGGGACGTGGAAAATGGACAACAAGCAGATGTCCAGAGTCACCCCGAAGCCCAAGCCGTATTCCGTCATCGATGGGGCCAGAGAGGCATTGACCTCTCTTGAGGAGCTTTGCCGACATGAACTTCCAGGCAACTTTTCGACTCTGGCTGGAAATGTCAACATCACCTCGTCATCTGGCCAGGGAAACAAAGTTCACTTTCCCAGCCCTCTCAAGGAGCAAGATGCCACGGCAGCTATCAAGGGTCTGGAAGCTCGTGTTGCCAGCGCCATTGCCGGTCTGCGGTATGGCGCCGAGAAGCCCTCAGTCACGGTCGACGTTGATAAGATTTCTGGCTTCTTGATGTCTGCTTACCTGACCACAATCGACGGGATGGACAAGACGGATCCCGGAGTCAAGGAGAGGATACCGG ATACCGACCTCAACATGGCCCAATCCATCCTCTACCGCCGCCTCTCAGCCAACCTCTACAGCACCAAGAACCCCGGCGAGTACTACCACATCCACGGCTCCCTCAACGCGGACATCACCCTGCAAATGCTCGGGCTCCCCAAGCACCGCCCGGACTTGACAGATTACCGGGAGTGCATTGACACCATTGAGGCGGCCGTCATGAGGCACACAGCCGCTGAGCTTGACGAGCTAAACCTCAAAAACAGACAAGCGGGCATCAAGGCGTACACCTGGGAGCAATTCCAGGAGCTGCCTCACGGCAAAGCGATGTGTTCGCAGCCACCTTTTACCGTCAAGCCCAACCCGTtagacaccaccaccccgcctgtccccttttcttcctcatccAGCTCAGGACCGCGATTCGCCCTAAAGGGGATCAAAGTCCTCGAGCTGTGCCGTATCATTGCCGGCCCGACAATCGGCCGCTCCTTGGCTGCCCACGGAGCCCAAGTCGTCAAAATCACCTGCCCTACCCTTCCCGATGTCCCATTCTTTCAGCTGGACGTCAACACGGGCAAACACTGCATCTCGCTCGATCTCAAGTCCTCCGCTGCTGATCGGGAGACTTTCTCGTCCCTCCTGGCGGAAGCGGATGTTCTGATTGACGGGTATCGCCCTGGTGCCCTCGCCAAACTGGGGTATagcccctccctcctcgccgagGTAGCCAAATCCCGAAACAAGGGCTTTGTTTACGTGGTTGAGGACTGCTTTGGCGGAACGGGGGCAGAAGGGGCAGAGTGGGCGCATAGGCCAGGCTGGCAGCAGATTGCGGATTGCGTCTCTGGTGTTGCTTACGCTCAAGGGAAATTCATGGGCCTGGAGAACGAGCCGGTTGTGCCCCCCTTTCCGATGAGCGATTACGGGactggggggttggggtccGTGGCTGCGAtggttgggctggtgagACGGGCGACGGAGGGGGGGAGCTGGGTGGGGAGGACTAGTTTGGTGCAGTACGATGTTTTTCTCCAGAAATTGGGGTTGCTGCCGGAGCGGGAGCAGGAAAGGTTGAGGGAGGTTTTTAGAGAGGCGGAAAAgggaatggggggggggggcttcTTTGAGTTAAGGCACAGTGATagtgttgatgaggttgggAGACGGGCgttgagggggatgaggggggtggtgccgtTTTTGTTTGAGGGGGACCATATGATGAGTGAGGGGTTTAGtagggggtttgggggggtggtgaggtggccgagggaggcggtcgaggtggagggcTTGAGGGTTGGGCATGTTAGGGTTGCGAGGCCTAATGGGTGGGATACGGGGAGGAATGAGGGGGGcatgtgggaggggtgggaggaggatgagattagggggtga